One window of Marinobacterium aestuarii genomic DNA carries:
- the rsgA gene encoding small ribosomal subunit biogenesis GTPase RsgA has translation MSKRKLTRRQSWRVEKIQQERTARASKRDDVVDEQLEGGELGQEQHGLIISHFGRQVDVEGLDGEQAGIITRCHMRTNLGQLVTGDRIIWRAGTEGGVVVAQLPRQTELVRPNPQGELRPVAANIDFIVVTIAVEPTPFANLVDRYLVASELSGIEPVILLNKSDLLHDGNRDELLAMLDTYQRIGYKILTTSANGDDALTELKAMLDGRVSVFVGQSGVGKSSLINSLLPGVDIRVGELSAQTRKGRHTTTTARLFHFPDGGDLIDSPGIREFGLWHLEPERLIEGFREFHPYLGLCRFRDCRHEQEPGCAIKGAIEQNEISATRVRSFQHIRQTLLAPNSSH, from the coding sequence ATGTCTAAGCGCAAACTGACCCGCCGCCAGTCCTGGCGGGTAGAAAAGATCCAGCAGGAGCGTACCGCCCGCGCCAGCAAACGCGACGATGTCGTGGACGAGCAGCTGGAAGGTGGCGAGCTGGGACAGGAACAGCACGGCCTGATCATTTCCCATTTCGGCCGTCAGGTGGATGTCGAAGGCCTGGACGGTGAACAGGCCGGCATCATTACCCGCTGCCATATGCGCACCAACCTCGGCCAGCTGGTCACCGGCGATCGCATCATCTGGCGCGCCGGCACCGAAGGCGGCGTCGTGGTGGCACAACTGCCACGCCAGACAGAGCTGGTACGCCCCAACCCCCAGGGCGAACTGCGCCCGGTGGCGGCCAATATCGACTTTATCGTCGTCACTATCGCGGTGGAACCCACCCCCTTTGCCAACCTGGTTGACCGTTACCTGGTGGCATCTGAGCTCAGCGGTATCGAACCGGTGATTCTGCTCAACAAGTCCGACCTGCTGCACGACGGCAATCGCGACGAACTCCTGGCCATGCTCGATACCTACCAGCGCATCGGATACAAGATACTGACCACCTCGGCCAATGGCGACGACGCCCTGACCGAGCTCAAGGCAATGCTAGACGGCCGCGTCAGCGTCTTTGTCGGCCAGTCGGGCGTGGGCAAGTCATCCCTGATCAACAGCCTGTTGCCGGGTGTCGATATCCGTGTCGGCGAGCTCTCCGCCCAGACCCGCAAGGGCCGCCACACCACCACCACGGCGCGCCTGTTTCACTTCCCCGATGGCGGCGACCTGATCGACTCCCCCGGCATCCGCGAATTTGGCCTCTGGCATCTGGAACCGGAACGCCTGATCGAAGGCTTTCGCGAGTTTCACCCCTACCTGGGCCTGTGCCGTTTTCGGGATTGCCGCCACGAACAGGAACCGGGCTGCGCCATCAAGGGTGCGATCGAGCAGAACGAAATCAGCGCCACCCGGGTACGCAGCTTTCAGCATATCCGCCAGACCTTGCTGGCACCGAATAGCAGTCACTGA
- the asd gene encoding archaetidylserine decarboxylase (Phosphatidylserine decarboxylase is synthesized as a single chain precursor. Generation of the pyruvoyl active site from a Ser is coupled to cleavage of a Gly-Ser bond between the larger (beta) and smaller (alpha chains). It is an integral membrane protein.): protein MKDKLFILLQHLLPQHLLSRLTGALAECRTPWIKNTFIGWFAKRYGVNMQEAQIEDLRAYPNFNAFFTRALKPDARVLDTSPGGIISPADGAVSQLGSIDHGRIFQAKGRGYGLSTLLGGDLAMAEPFKNGQFATIYLAPKDYHRVHMPIAGTLRETLYIPGDLYSVNQTTAANVDQLFARNERLVAIFDTEAGPMAMILVGAMVVAGIETVWAGQVAPVLKTPLHTRFNAQPAANIHLEQGAEMGRFKLGSTVILLFGPEAMQWSQGLAAEHALRLGQQIGSQSAPEQQETETDE from the coding sequence TTGAAAGACAAGCTGTTTATCCTGCTGCAACACCTGTTGCCCCAGCATCTGCTGTCACGCCTCACCGGCGCCCTGGCGGAATGCCGCACACCCTGGATCAAGAACACCTTTATCGGCTGGTTCGCCAAGCGCTACGGCGTCAACATGCAGGAAGCACAGATTGAAGACCTGCGCGCCTACCCCAATTTCAACGCCTTCTTCACCCGCGCACTCAAGCCCGACGCCCGCGTGCTGGACACAAGCCCCGGCGGCATCATCAGCCCGGCCGACGGTGCTGTCAGCCAGCTGGGCTCCATTGACCATGGCCGAATTTTCCAGGCAAAGGGACGCGGCTATGGCCTCAGCACCCTGCTTGGCGGCGACTTGGCGATGGCCGAGCCCTTTAAAAATGGCCAGTTCGCCACCATCTATTTAGCACCCAAGGATTATCACCGGGTTCATATGCCCATCGCCGGCACCCTGCGTGAAACCCTGTATATCCCGGGGGATCTGTACTCGGTGAACCAGACCACGGCGGCCAATGTTGACCAGCTGTTTGCCCGCAACGAACGTCTGGTGGCGATTTTTGATACCGAGGCAGGCCCCATGGCCATGATTCTGGTGGGCGCCATGGTCGTCGCCGGCATCGAGACCGTCTGGGCAGGTCAGGTGGCACCGGTACTGAAGACGCCGCTGCATACCCGCTTCAATGCTCAGCCTGCGGCCAATATCCACCTTGAGCAGGGTGCCGAGATGGGCCGTTTCAAACTGGGCTCCACGGTGATACTGCTGTTTGGCCCAGAGGCCATGCAGTGGAGCCAGGGGCTTGCCGCCGAGCACGCGCTGCGTCTTGGCCAGCAGATCGGCAGCCAGAGCGCGCCTGAACAACAAGAGACCGAAACCGATGAGTGA
- a CDS encoding HDOD domain-containing protein — protein MHDPSSDAADDNANDSADGTEALEQPLFSATAWTTYLADRPLPTRLSSLQRLKRETASDRGTLMSITAIIKADPVLCLQVVRLAQALHARKGSDVTGIDHAIGSLGMERLGQLAKECEALRLHASCSAELQYFRAIANSHHAATQCVQWLRARHATYAEKGWVAALCYGVGFWSLWRHAPLHMHRIHCRIRDAGLDPIDAQIETLGCSVQQISLGLAQAWQLPPLIIAALDNETSPSRRTLDKLHQRSLSDPRLNKDDLRSLSHLLQQHFFPVKLANWLVQTTQLGWSTTRALGMYDIVNDYLGKELQQTTALIHQNCALAAQQYHVPGTLAPAAEMLFITSDSQLDQTLGERELQRYSGRYPEPAPLPDPSLASQTPAATFADAQAYQQINQRLLHGYNLYTRPGHILQGLLLGLSQGLGLNRLALQVVRSKQQLKTAQVMGIDDDDPITRLEAELDRSLLLKQLCTRPGCIWLSASTRPRLLPMLPTSYRAALGEQDGLMMCIFAHGKPVALLYGDLGNATSTLESFHRDQFRALCTAASGALDRMLGQA, from the coding sequence ATGCATGATCCGTCCAGCGACGCAGCAGACGACAACGCCAACGACAGCGCAGACGGCACTGAAGCACTGGAGCAGCCTCTGTTCAGTGCCACCGCCTGGACCACATACCTGGCCGACCGCCCACTGCCTACCCGGCTCTCCAGCCTGCAGCGTCTGAAGCGCGAAACGGCATCCGATCGCGGCACCCTGATGAGCATTACCGCCATCATCAAGGCCGACCCCGTGCTCTGCCTGCAGGTGGTACGCCTGGCCCAGGCGCTGCATGCCCGCAAAGGCTCGGACGTCACCGGTATCGACCACGCCATCGGCTCACTGGGCATGGAGCGCCTCGGGCAGCTGGCCAAGGAGTGCGAAGCCTTGCGCCTGCATGCCAGCTGCAGCGCCGAACTGCAGTATTTTCGCGCCATCGCCAACAGCCATCACGCCGCCACCCAGTGTGTCCAGTGGCTGCGGGCACGCCATGCCACCTACGCCGAAAAAGGCTGGGTCGCGGCCCTGTGCTATGGCGTGGGTTTCTGGTCCCTGTGGCGCCACGCGCCGCTGCACATGCACCGCATCCACTGCCGTATCCGTGACGCAGGGCTGGACCCCATTGATGCGCAGATCGAAACCCTGGGCTGCAGCGTCCAGCAGATATCACTGGGGCTGGCCCAGGCCTGGCAGTTGCCCCCGCTGATTATCGCTGCGCTGGACAATGAAACCTCACCCTCGCGCCGCACTCTGGACAAACTGCACCAGCGCAGCCTGAGTGACCCGCGCCTCAACAAGGATGACCTGCGCAGCCTCAGCCATCTGCTGCAGCAGCACTTTTTCCCGGTCAAGCTGGCCAACTGGCTGGTTCAGACCACTCAGCTGGGCTGGAGTACCACCCGGGCGCTGGGCATGTACGACATCGTCAACGACTATCTGGGCAAGGAGCTGCAACAAACCACAGCGCTAATCCATCAGAACTGTGCCCTGGCCGCTCAGCAATACCATGTACCCGGCACCCTGGCGCCGGCTGCCGAGATGCTTTTCATTACATCGGACAGCCAGCTCGACCAGACCCTGGGCGAGCGCGAGCTGCAGCGTTACAGCGGCCGATATCCGGAACCGGCGCCTTTGCCCGACCCCAGCCTTGCCAGCCAGACGCCAGCGGCGACCTTTGCCGATGCCCAGGCCTATCAGCAGATCAATCAGCGCCTGCTGCACGGCTACAACCTCTACACGCGCCCGGGGCATATCCTGCAGGGATTGCTGCTCGGGCTCTCCCAGGGCCTGGGGCTTAACCGGCTGGCACTGCAGGTCGTACGCTCGAAACAGCAGCTCAAGACCGCCCAGGTTATGGGTATCGATGATGATGACCCCATCACCCGACTGGAAGCCGAGCTCGACCGTTCACTGCTACTCAAACAGCTCTGCACCCGCCCCGGCTGCATCTGGCTCAGTGCCAGCACCCGCCCGCGCCTGCTGCCCATGCTGCCGACATCCTACCGCGCGGCACTGGGCGAACAGGATGGCCTGATGATGTGCATCTTTGCCCACGGCAAGCCGGTGGCATTGCTCTACGGCGATCTTGGCAACGCAACCTCGACGCTGGAAAGCTTTCACCGCGACCAGTTCCGCGCCCTGTGCACCGCCGCCAGCGGCGCGCTGGATCGCATGCTAGGCCAGGCCTAA
- a CDS encoding YgfZ/GcvT domain-containing protein, translating into MSEWLDKIRALGATLNDSGDRILHVADRESDTRLTPLVHQGVFSVLGPDAEKFLQGQLSCDLKDVSTLGSRLGAHCNIKGHMHSLVRVMRAPDGFWLRGQRELLPNTQTLLKKYMVFSKAQATDLSDDLVGLGCSGPGAAVLVEKVLGQVPSEVDGVYASEGILAVRVPGKRFEIWLPKDKALALLPELIEFAPLGTTDRWELDEIRAAIPDLRAETVEGFIPQMTNLQALHGVSFTKGCYTGQEIVTRLQHRGQLKRPMYRACVQCDSRPVPGTMLYSADKDNVGKVVLAAPAAEGEFELLAVIVKDLAESTPILLGSQSGPALTLQDLPYELDPELFQSKR; encoded by the coding sequence ATGAGTGAATGGCTGGATAAAATTCGCGCCCTGGGCGCAACCCTCAACGACAGCGGTGATCGTATCCTGCATGTCGCCGACCGGGAATCAGATACAAGACTCACTCCCCTGGTACACCAGGGCGTATTCAGCGTGCTGGGCCCCGATGCCGAAAAATTCCTGCAGGGCCAGCTCAGCTGCGACCTGAAGGATGTCAGCACCCTGGGCAGCCGTCTGGGTGCCCACTGCAACATCAAGGGCCATATGCACAGTCTGGTGCGCGTGATGCGTGCACCGGACGGCTTCTGGCTGCGCGGTCAGCGTGAGCTGCTGCCAAACACCCAGACGCTGCTGAAGAAATACATGGTGTTTTCCAAGGCCCAGGCCACTGATCTGAGTGATGACCTGGTCGGGCTTGGCTGCAGCGGCCCGGGCGCCGCCGTGCTGGTAGAGAAGGTACTGGGCCAGGTGCCGAGCGAAGTCGATGGCGTCTATGCCAGTGAAGGCATCCTGGCGGTGCGCGTGCCCGGCAAGCGCTTTGAAATCTGGCTGCCAAAAGACAAGGCACTGGCGCTGCTGCCGGAGCTGATTGAATTCGCCCCGCTGGGCACTACCGATCGCTGGGAGCTGGACGAAATTCGCGCCGCCATTCCGGATCTGCGCGCCGAAACCGTTGAAGGCTTTATCCCCCAGATGACCAACCTGCAGGCCCTGCACGGTGTCAGCTTTACCAAGGGCTGCTATACCGGGCAGGAAATCGTTACCCGCCTGCAGCACCGCGGCCAGCTCAAGCGCCCAATGTACAGAGCCTGCGTGCAGTGCGACAGCCGCCCTGTGCCAGGCACAATGCTGTACAGCGCCGACAAGGACAATGTCGGCAAGGTCGTGCTGGCAGCGCCCGCCGCTGAGGGTGAGTTCGAACTGCTGGCCGTGATCGTGAAGGATCTGGCCGAGAGCACGCCCATTCTGCTCGGCAGTCAGAGCGGCCCTGCCCTGACGCTGCAGGATCTGCCCTATGAGCTCGACCCCGAGCTGTTTCAAAGCAAGCGTTAA
- a CDS encoding sulfurtransferase, with protein sequence MTPLPLVIDASQLASNLDDPSLLILDLSKVATYQQGHIPHALHVDPALLLCGTAPVPNKLPSREQLSALFSSLGLTPERHVVVYDDQMGALAGRMVWTLHCVGHNRVSFLNGQLQAWTQAGQALESGVNTASASQFEAAIDRSLVADVEHILAHLGDADLRIWDARTEAEYRGEKIVNAKKGGHIPGARWFEWTDSLISPNDTRLRPDAELLATLRARGITPDHQVITHCQTHRRSGLTYLVARHLGFEQVRCYDGSWFEWGNRDDTPTES encoded by the coding sequence ATGACCCCGCTCCCACTCGTGATCGATGCATCCCAACTGGCGTCAAACCTGGACGACCCGTCACTGCTGATTCTCGACCTGTCCAAAGTCGCGACTTACCAGCAAGGGCATATACCCCATGCCCTGCATGTGGACCCAGCCCTGCTGCTGTGCGGCACGGCGCCCGTGCCCAACAAGCTGCCGAGCCGCGAGCAGCTCAGCGCACTGTTTTCGAGCCTGGGCCTCACACCCGAACGCCATGTGGTGGTGTACGACGACCAGATGGGCGCACTGGCCGGGCGCATGGTCTGGACGCTGCACTGCGTCGGCCACAACCGTGTATCCTTTCTCAACGGTCAGCTGCAGGCCTGGACACAGGCCGGCCAGGCGCTTGAAAGCGGTGTAAACACGGCCAGCGCCAGCCAGTTCGAGGCGGCGATCGATCGCTCCCTCGTCGCCGATGTGGAGCACATACTGGCGCACCTGGGCGATGCGGATCTGCGCATCTGGGACGCCCGCACCGAAGCGGAATACCGCGGCGAAAAAATCGTCAACGCCAAAAAAGGCGGCCATATTCCCGGTGCACGCTGGTTCGAATGGACCGACAGCCTGATCAGCCCGAACGACACCCGCCTGAGGCCCGATGCCGAGCTGCTGGCAACCCTGCGCGCCCGGGGTATCACCCCCGACCATCAGGTGATCACCCACTGCCAGACTCACCGCCGTTCCGGCCTCACCTATCTGGTGGCCAGGCACCTGGGGTTTGAGCAGGTGCGCTGCTACGACGGTTCCTGGTTCGAGTGGGGCAACCGCGACGACACACCCACAGAATCCTGA
- the orn gene encoding oligoribonuclease: MSNSNQSDSTPNDSNSRSTNLIWIDLEMTGLEPEYDTIIEIATIVTDANLNLIAEGPSLAVHQSDAALEAMDEWCTRQHGQSGLTQRVRESVFGERDAELQTLEFLQKHVDQGASPMCGNSIGQDRRFLDKYMPELEAFFHYRNLDVSTLKELARRWKPEVLEGVKKKGSHLALDDIRDSISELSHYRQHFIKL, from the coding sequence ATGAGCAATAGTAATCAGTCCGACAGTACCCCTAACGACAGTAATTCACGCAGCACCAATCTTATCTGGATCGACCTGGAAATGACCGGCCTCGAGCCTGAGTACGACACCATTATCGAGATCGCTACCATAGTGACGGACGCAAACCTCAATCTGATTGCCGAGGGCCCGAGCCTTGCGGTGCATCAGAGCGATGCAGCGCTCGAGGCCATGGATGAGTGGTGCACACGCCAGCATGGCCAGTCGGGTCTTACCCAGCGGGTGCGCGAAAGTGTGTTTGGCGAGCGCGACGCCGAGCTGCAGACGCTGGAATTCCTGCAAAAGCATGTGGACCAGGGAGCCTCCCCCATGTGCGGTAACAGCATCGGCCAGGACCGGCGTTTCCTGGACAAGTACATGCCGGAACTCGAGGCCTTCTTTCATTACCGCAATCTGGATGTCAGTACTCTTAAAGAGCTGGCCAGACGCTGGAAACCCGAGGTACTGGAGGGCGTTAAAAAGAAGGGTTCGCACCTGGCGCTGGATGATATCCGCGATTCCATCAGTGAGCTCAGCCATTACCGGCAGCACTTTATCAAGCTCTGA